A region of the Silene latifolia isolate original U9 population chromosome 9, ASM4854445v1, whole genome shotgun sequence genome:
TATTCGAAAACGCAAGCCAAAGAGCTACAGCCATATATGTCGTGGGTAATTCATACCAACGACTCAGATTGTGATATTCATGTCTTAGGTAACGTAAATCCTATTGTTTATTACTTTTCCGGTCCATGTGATGGGATATATTTTATGTGCAAGTTCAAGAAGGATGGCGATCATTATTATTTGTGGAGCCCGGGTCTGAACGAGAAGAAAAAGTTACCACCGATAATTAGGAAACCTAATATGTCCGATAGAGATTCTATTAGTGttggttttgggtttgatccTGTGACTGAAGATTATAAGGCGGTTGTTATTATTAAGTATGATAACAATGATTATCCTCTTTCAATCATGGTTTATTCACTAAGGAAGGATTCCTGGTCATACGTTGGAGATTTATCGAAAAGTTACTATTTGCAAGAGGCAAAATGTTATGCTTTCGTTAATACAAGTTATTATTGGCTTGGGAAGCATGTCCACATGTCGCATATATATGACGTGATCATTGTTGTCGACTTGGTTACGGAAGGAAGCCGAGAAATAGGACTACCGGAGATGCGTAGGAAAGGTCAAATGACTAAGGACTCGTATTCAGAATGTCTTATGGTATATCATAATTCAATTGCTTTGGTTGCTCTTTATCTTAAAGAGAGCAATTTTGATATATGGACGTTGAGTGAGACGACGTCGTCTTGGACCAAGGAATTGACGATAAaacttgatttttcaattaggatACCACCGGGTCACTATTGCGTCAATACTAATATGGTGTTATTCCAAGTCTTACGTCGCGGAATAATCTTATTTCATCCTGAGTCAAATGAAGTTTGGGACATTATTATTGCAAATGATAAGGATACGGGTTGTACTTATTTTGCAACAATTAAATCCGTGTTTGTATACATGAAGAGTCTGATACCGATTAACGATAGGAAATTTTGGGAGTGAAGCCAGAGGGATGAAAATCAATCTTACGTTCGACACTTTTCAATGGAATTCGATCAATCATTAGTCAAGTTTTTTTTAAAGTTGCGAGTAATTTGACTGGAATTTACCATTGTGTTAGCGTAAGTACGTACACTTTAGATATTATTTCTGAAACGCGTTTACTAGGTTGTGATCCGGCCTTAGTGTAACACCCcagtttatgaaggagcctttagcaagacattccctaataaaccggactgttaccatctcggtttcccgaggtagtgaataacaaattaaactccaaggcaatttatataatattttaacttaactattacaaatcctcttttcaactcaaattacaagaattgacataaataaaagtgaaagtcttctaaatgatgagcTAGCTACTAAGccgtctgatccaatgtctcacgcccatccagctcccatcctatctcttaaacctgtcaagtctgctccccataaaacggttcatcacaggtgttcacgaatacacagggtcaaccacgaggttgagtaggaaaacaataaaacaagaaatatgatatgcatgatactccgacacctccatctccatctcaactcatcacacacatctcatacccgaacgcccaccataccgatcccggtagactatatatcgaccgaagccgatctgccaCTCAACaacaggacaccagggcaagtcctgcagaacccgtctgggccttatcacaacatcacatcgtatctccacatcatcaccaccacatcatcctccaactccaatgcatatgaaatgcccaacagtaattaatgcaatgcaatatgtatataattcactgaactgataaatcataaagtcatgccagatacccgatgttgtgatatcatactcaatacgataaattcagtcaatcacttcccaaatataaatgataacgtaaatcaataaccaggaatcaagtcaacacaattcaactatgacgataataggacaagtgtatttccctacctcaaagtgccaaacaaatccaattaagcgattaaagcagtccagaaaacaaagcaatgcatttgattatcgatccttcacgaatccgtcacctaaaacaattataatatttataattactaactactaaatatagacatctctcaaaatagaaactttcccgatatagtaactttccactttaatcagtctcgactcaaaacccgacttgaattatttaactggtTCGGGAATTAATTTAAATAACCGATATGATAatttaaaagattaaacgaattattcgattaagaaaacccgaatcaactaTTGGACAActcaacaatcccgactcaaaaccgtctctgaacattttaaataactcgggagtcaaattaaataactaatttagatgactcggaattaaattaaataaccctTTTAATGAATTAAATGATTTAAGGAAAAACCCGAGTCAcacaaacaattcaaacaacccgtctttaattatttacttaactcgggaattaagttaattaatttagaatacgacccgatacgaaatataacgattaaatgatgaaaaaaaaaaccgtttaaaaaccaaaacagccCGCACCCCTTCACCCGCGCACACACACCACCACAAGCCACctcaccaccgcgacaaccacctcgacccaacacccactcgacctcaccacccacgaccaccaccagcTGGTCGATTGCCACCGGCGAGTCGAACCCGGGGGCTGTAATCTGCTTGGTTCAACTGCCGTGCCTCCCCAAATGACCATGTTCTCTCCTTTACCACCACCGCACTCTACACCCATAACCACCTCAACCACCACAGCCCCACTCGCCGTCAACCCACGAACCAAGACATGGTGAAACCACCGTTCGACCTCCCCCTCCTAGTCCACGGTGGAGCCACCCCAACCCAGCCTCTCTAACTACTTTGAAACCCGCATTTTAAACCCGTTTGTTACCCCTTATCGCCGTCGCCTCTCTCTGTCACTACCACCACttacaaccaccccaacaaccaccacgacACTCATCTCACACCACACTACCCGTATACTCCATCCACAACCACCAGGAACAACTTCCTTAGTCACGAAACAACATTAAACCCCCGACAGAAACACAAAAACAGAGAAAAGGGGGGGTTTGTTCTTACCTTTCTACCGCCACCTAGGGCCGCCTAAGAACGCCGCCAAACACTCCTAGCTGCTCCTTGCTATGCCGTCAACAACCATGGCtaccctctctctctctttatgcgTGAATGGTTGAGATCTCAGTtgaggaaaggagggaggcgtgagggaagAGGGAGGCGGAAATGAGGGAGGGATTAGGGTAGAGATTAGGTTaatcttaggttaaaattaggttatatggtaaatgggtaaatgggttataacatttggtaaatgggtaaatgggttatgacCTCTTGACCCAAAAAAGCcacctaaaactataaacccgactcgtcttacaatatgaatcaattaattacttttacgatactactaaataataatatctcgctcaaataaaatacggggtattacagtcttctccccttaaaatgaacttcgtcccgaatttcgctcccgtactcaagcATCAgcagggtattgtatatcgtacatacggacgtcacgcatttccgacttggttaacacacacttttgacacaacaattaacataacaaacacggaatgttacattctgccctcctaaaaataaacttcgtcccgaagtttaactcatctttacttaacccaactaactacgactaataatTACCTGGGAACACAGATATATAACAACtatataatcatctgagaacaccgtcatcttccatctaaattccgatctcaaactcaagtaactcaataaccatggtcgcaccggaccgtaaacataactcccgttatcatcactcggctcataggccaactcataactcattaccagtagtttaactatactcttcttttacacctcaaccaactaacagaagtaggaacaaacatatagaactcatttgcataggtaccccacaacgaaacactTACTTGATCAAAACCACCATCTACAATTAAGTGCAATacaaacattaagattttacaatcctacccgactaaaaacatggttacgtcctcgtaccctcttttcaaattttcatatacctatgcaacaagatcattatcaaccacacgtgacaggaaagaatacatgataagaggttgcgcatcaacattaaggtcgaaacaaggttttattaaggaattaactgattgtcaacacgtaacatttattactagctcatgcgtaacttaaaaacacaacatcaactaaaagaacaacacgAAAGGAATCATGGTTTACCCGGTTTCACAACTAATAAATTTGATGATCGATTATAGAcaatgaacgagcgagagcaaaatcaacaaaacaatttaagaacttctcacatttgtaaacatatcacagaaatagatctaccactactatctatcacaatcacaggatcttattgacatgtccatacaaccctttactcactcactggtttaggtcacgaattaggtcgatgaatttaagcaatcaacaacatactcataattcatatcttaaattataaaaattgtttgcacgatatcaattctgaaaacatgtttcccaataaaggtaactacatatgatctatgacaacgacaacattacttccatatcaccctatgtttcacattttagcaaccatatcattctattgtgtccagcaacttagtataattcattttcagcaaaacaggagatattgtataaatagtttaaacatatacatttgccatcatatactttgtagaacactagctatgataaaaggttagcaacttgaacaacttcacgatttgcatgattgaataattaggcaactagtaggctcaattaaatgtaactataatgactatcatttaaaccaatgcatatcatgtgaatcatcaaagggttatcccattataattgccaacgtagttatcataaacaatctttattataagataattgatagtaacgactcgagaatatagatatgtcaaatgtcgtgctacaattgcaagaatcactttggCACTTTATGACAATATagtaacgaacatattcaataaggaataacaacacattttattatcatgttataggttttagatTCGACTGAAAcaatttaatgcaatgaaagttataagtataactataggcacaccgactcacataaaagacattagaactcataTGTCattctacatgtgtgaacatttagacatattCATTACTACcctccatgtgtaaacatttaaacacaattattatacttattCATGCAAGTAGATTAGCACAActaaattaacttttaacgccatcaactttaccaagctatgacaatatagttttttttttttttttatatatatatctgaccactatgcaaatatgatgaacatactagaggTATTACAACGTGCCAAccatacataaaatatgcaacaactggattcgtataaaatatttcactcttgattaagaatcaatttaagctatcccattttactcacgctatcatgccaacaacgttatcaactaagttttaattttaacacttgttaagatacataactactgaacatgcgtgctactatcgtcatataaagcattataaattcacattactaaggctcatgaattattcAAACAACTGcatgaaactcaacctagaacgcacatttttacaagtcatgtttcacattgtaactttcaaagatcacgaataaataaccgtccgattaaaacttgattcatattatttttataaaacacggagagttaaaagACACAGGGGAAAATAATTAGGTCCAAAgcacaaaaatttcatttttaaaggattttacaactcagttggtccaaacaaacatgtgacagcaattggtccaaaacttgggtcagtttgtaaaacctaccgtttaatatagagacatcaagaattttcgtggtttgttaatttgaaaacatatgcgaatcttctaatcgatggagttggaattatgcaaaaattattaatacaatttaaatgaggatttttacaaaatcgttggtcaaaacatcactgcacaggaacttcctgaccacagcccactaaaatatttattactcctaatccgtatatcatataagcatgaaaccaacgtcaaatgaacactaactcacgaggctatctctcataaaattttcatccctaggcaataaacagaaaagaaatggcagtaagatcAATTCGAGAGTAAAATCATACaacgtgtttcagcactaggtcattcattttctatgtttcaaactcttacaaccatactatcgatactaactcatcctaacttaaatctcacactgtacttttgtaaacatctatcccgtagaatcccttcgcatctcgatctactccttacatctaaatcacgattgctatgactaaacatgcaattcaacagtgtttctaattactatcacgatactatactagcatggcttcgggatcacataaccgcatattactaggcaTAATAGTacaatcaacacatcattcaacatccaactaggtaactatcatcgactcgcaattattttcatactcccggctaccacaacacttcattgattattaactttgaactaggaaattttatttctcatttctacaacatcatatgctcacgtcatcattcatacaaaatacttaccgtagcgttgttctgcagaatggttagaatatatgggtcgcaAGGTATACATCACTcggttatgcaataatcaatgtatcaatcaattaacacttaggcaacgatagatgaatttcatgttcaacctcaagcaacttttctaccctttctctcatatacactcgggGTTTCGGGTCAAATcgagagggccgctggttcggtgtgagggggcccctaactcataccttaccttggtgtgctcc
Encoded here:
- the LOC141599764 gene encoding F-box/kelch-repeat protein At3g23880-like, producing MAGYLHESLIIEILSWLPVKSLLRFKSVCKSWYAIIKSHRFIRKHQKHKKERYGDRLIVQYSKTQAKELQPYMSWVIHTNDSDCDIHVLGNVNPIVYYFSGPCDGIYFMCKFKKDGDHYYLWSPGLNEKKKLPPIIRKPNMSDRDSISVGFGFDPVTEDYKAVVIIKYDNNDYPLSIMVYSLRKDSWSYVGDLSKSYYLQEAKCYAFVNTSYYWLGKHVHMSHIYDVIIVVDLVTEGSREIGLPEMRRKGQMTKDSYSECLMVYHNSIALVALYLKESNFDIWTLSETTSSWTKELTIKLDFSIRIPPGHYCVNTNMVLFQVLRRGIILFHPESNEVWDIIIANDKDTGCTYFATIKSVFVYMKSLIPINDRKFWE